The Salegentibacter mishustinae genomic interval AGGTTAGAATCATAACCATTATCTACACCATCCTGCCAGTAACGAATAAGTAACGGATTTAAGCTCCACTCCTCACCTACAATATTGAAATTTGGATATTCAGCCATAATTGCGCCCGCCCAATCACTCATAAATGCTTTATCGGGATATGGATAGGTATCCTGCCGAATTCCTCCTAAACCAAGAGTTTCAATCCACCAGATACTATTTTGAATAAGATATTTGGCCATAAAAGGATTTTCCTGGTTTAGATCTGGCATGGTTTCTACAAACCAGCCTTCAGTCATTCCGTTTTTATCGGTTTCTGAAGCGTATAAGTCCTGATTGGTGGTTCTACGGTGATTGGAATATACCAGATCTTCTCCATTTTCAAATTTCTCCTGGAAGTTGATCCAATTGTCAAAAGGCAAATCGTCCATCCACCAATGCTCTACGCCGGCGTGATTCGCCACCTGGTCCATAACCAGTTTTATTCCACGACCGGCAGCTTTATCTGCTAATTCTCTATATTCTTCTAAAGTTCCAAACCGGGGATCTACTTTATAAAAATCGGTCATCGCGTACCCGTGATAAGAACCCGATTTCATGTCGTTAATCACTAACGGCGAAGGCCAAATCGCGGTAAAACCCATTTCATCTATATAATCTAAATGATTGATGATCCCTCGGATATCTCCCCCGTGACGGCCATAATCATCTTCACGATCCTTCGTTTTTTCGTTTAGAAAATCGAAGCTATCATTAGATTTATCTCCATTTGCAAATCGGTCTGGTGTGATTAAATAAATCGCATCGGTATTATCAAAACCTACATATTCTGATGCAGGTTTTTCCCGACTTTTCAATTCATATTCATACACTTCTTCGGAACCGTTATCGAGTTCAAAAGTAATATCGAAGATTCCAGCTTTGGCATTTCCAATTTCCAAATCGATAAACAGGTAATTTGGGCTATCGGCTTTTTCAACATTTTCTATGCTAACATCCGGATGATCGATATTCGGGGTAGCATTTCCAATATTTTCACCGTAAACCATTAACTGGAGTTCGGTTTCTTCAAAACCCGTCCACCAGTTTGGCGGCTCTACGCGTTCTATTTGCGCAAACCCGGTTAAACCGGCGAGGAGAATTAAAGTGATTAGTATTTTTTTCATAATCTTTTGTTTTTGCTTTTTACTTAAACCTACAAGGTTTTGAAAATCTTGCAGGAATCTCTAAATCGCCAATTCCTGATTAGGCTGTACTTCAACTGATTTTCCGTTTACATTAATTTCAATAGCATTGTCGCCTTCCAGTAAGAAAACCGTTTTATCGGCAGAAACTTTTACTTTTAAGATTTGGTCTCTAAAATTCACTTTAAAGGAATAGGTTTTCCAGTCTTCGGGAATTGTAGGATTAAAAGAAAGTTGATCTTCTTTCACCCTCATTCCGCCAAAACCTTCTACAATACTCATCCAGGTCCCGGCCATACTGGTAATATGGCAGCCCTGCTCTACTTCCTTGTTATAATCATCTAAATCCAGTCTTGAAGTTCTTAAATAGAATTCGTAAGCCTGCTTTGTTCTTCCCAGAAGTGCAGCTTGAATACTATGCACACAAGGAGAAAGCGAAGACTCGTGAACGGTAATAGGTTCGTAATAGTCAAAATGTTTCTCTAGCTCTTTTTTGCTAAAATGATCTTCAAAAAAGTAGAAGCCCTGTAAAACATCAGCTTGTTTAATATAGCAGGAACGTAAAATTCTATCCCAACTCCATTTTTGGTTAATTGGCCGCTGAGATTTATCCAATTCGGCGATTGGAACGATCTCTTTATCTAAAAATCCGTCTTGCTGAAGGAAAACCTCGTGCTTTTCAGAATACGGGAAATACATATTTTCAGCAACTTCTCTCCACCTGGCCATTTCGCCTTCATTAAGCCTGGTTTTACCCATTACACGCTTATAATCTTCGGCATAAGCATCCTTAACTTTTTCAATGGTTTCCAGGCAATATTCAATACACCATTTCGCTAAATAATTAGTGTACCAATTATTGTGCACGTTATTTTCGTACTCGTTTGGCCCGGTTACACCCAGCATTACATATTTATTCTTCTGTTCGCTAAAATTCACTCTTTGCTGCCAGAATCTTGCAATTGCGATCATTACTTCCAGGCCTTTTTCAGGAATATAATCGAAATCGCCCGTGTAGCGTACATAATTATAAATGGCATAAACCATCGCGCCATTTCTATGAATTTCCTCGAAAGTAATTTCCCATTCGTTATGGCTTTCTTCTCCATTCATCGTTACCATTGGATAAAGTGCCGCGCCATTGGTAAATCCAAGTTTTTCGGCATTCTCTATGGCTTTGTCTAAATGATTATAACGATAAGTCAATAAATTCCTGGCTACCTGCTGGTCTTTGGTTGCCATATAGAATGGAATACAATAAGCCTCGGTATCCCAATATGTACTTCCGCCATATTTCTCGCCGGTAAAGCCTTTCGGGCCAATATTTAATCGCTCGTCTTTTCCTAAATACGTTTGATTTAGCTGAAAAATATTAAAGCGAATTCCCTGTTGGGCTTTTACATCCCCTTCAATAGTAATATCGGCCATTTCCCAAATTTTCTCCCAGGCTTCTTTTTGCTCCTGAAGCAATTTGGAAAACCCTGCTTTAGTGGCGTAATCTAATATTTTACTAGCCGCATCTACCAAATCTGCACGTTTATGGTTCATATCGGTTACGTAACCGGCGTATTTTCTAAGGCTTACTTTTTGTCCTTTTTCAGCTTTAATTGAATAGGAAAAAGTAAGTTTATCTTCGGTTTTCGTTTCAGTAAAATCTACATCTTGTTTTTGTCCATTTAGCAAAACTTCAGATTGCATATAGGTATTCACATGAAATTCGGTTTTTAGGGTTTTAGAAAGTACAAAACCTTTGTCATCTTCAGATTTCACTTCTAAAGTCTTCCAAAAACGTTCTTCCCAGTTGGCATCGGTATTCGTGATTCCGCCATCTAAATAAGGCTCAAAACGAATCTCAGCATCGCTGTTCAAAACTTCAATTTCAAAATCTATTGCGCCAAGTTCATCTTCAATTATAGAAAGAAAGCGCGTAGCTTTTACCGAAATTTCGATATCGTTTGGAAGCGTAGCTACAAAACTGCGGCGGTGAAAACCTTCTTTCATATTAAGCTCACGCTTAAAATCTTCAACTTTTTTACAGGTAAAAAGATCTAAGGCTTCATCGTTTACAAAAACGTTTATCCCAATCCAGTTGGGTGCGTTAAGCACTTTTGCGAAATATTCTGGATAGCCGTTTTTCCACCAGCCAACTTTAGTCTTATCGGGATAATAAACCCCGCCAATATAGCTTCCCTGGAAACTTGGCCCGGAATAGTTCTCTTCAAAATTGGCTCGCTGGCCCATAACGCCGTTACCTATACTAAAAAGGCTTTCAGACGATTTTACGCGTTCTACATCAAATCCTTCTTCTAGAATGGACCACTCGTTAGGTTGTATATAATCTTGGTTCATTGCTTTATTTCTGTCTCGTTTCTAATTAAATAAC includes:
- a CDS encoding glycoside hydrolase family 13 protein, with the translated sequence MKKILITLILLAGLTGFAQIERVEPPNWWTGFEETELQLMVYGENIGNATPNIDHPDVSIENVEKADSPNYLFIDLEIGNAKAGIFDITFELDNGSEEVYEYELKSREKPASEYVGFDNTDAIYLITPDRFANGDKSNDSFDFLNEKTKDREDDYGRHGGDIRGIINHLDYIDEMGFTAIWPSPLVINDMKSGSYHGYAMTDFYKVDPRFGTLEEYRELADKAAGRGIKLVMDQVANHAGVEHWWMDDLPFDNWINFQEKFENGEDLVYSNHRRTTNQDLYASETDKNGMTEGWFVETMPDLNQENPFMAKYLIQNSIWWIETLGLGGIRQDTYPYPDKAFMSDWAGAIMAEYPNFNIVGEEWSLNPLLIRYWQDGVDNGYDSNLKSTMDFAMQNKIVTGLKAEESWGTGLVEIYEGLANDFAYADPENIMIFPDNHDKSRIYTQLGEDVAKTKMTVAYMAILPRIFQMYYGTEILMDDTENPGDHGLIRTEFPGGWDDNEVNAFTGEGLSEEKAEMQEFVKKVMNYRKNSEAIHSGETKHFAPEDGTYLITRKAGDEVVVLILNKNEEAVTLELERFSELNLKGETFKNLISEETFQWEDSLELTEEGVYFFTTKME
- a CDS encoding glycoside hydrolase family 65 protein: MNQDYIQPNEWSILEEGFDVERVKSSESLFSIGNGVMGQRANFEENYSGPSFQGSYIGGVYYPDKTKVGWWKNGYPEYFAKVLNAPNWIGINVFVNDEALDLFTCKKVEDFKRELNMKEGFHRRSFVATLPNDIEISVKATRFLSIIEDELGAIDFEIEVLNSDAEIRFEPYLDGGITNTDANWEERFWKTLEVKSEDDKGFVLSKTLKTEFHVNTYMQSEVLLNGQKQDVDFTETKTEDKLTFSYSIKAEKGQKVSLRKYAGYVTDMNHKRADLVDAASKILDYATKAGFSKLLQEQKEAWEKIWEMADITIEGDVKAQQGIRFNIFQLNQTYLGKDERLNIGPKGFTGEKYGGSTYWDTEAYCIPFYMATKDQQVARNLLTYRYNHLDKAIENAEKLGFTNGAALYPMVTMNGEESHNEWEITFEEIHRNGAMVYAIYNYVRYTGDFDYIPEKGLEVMIAIARFWQQRVNFSEQKNKYVMLGVTGPNEYENNVHNNWYTNYLAKWCIEYCLETIEKVKDAYAEDYKRVMGKTRLNEGEMARWREVAENMYFPYSEKHEVFLQQDGFLDKEIVPIAELDKSQRPINQKWSWDRILRSCYIKQADVLQGFYFFEDHFSKKELEKHFDYYEPITVHESSLSPCVHSIQAALLGRTKQAYEFYLRTSRLDLDDYNKEVEQGCHITSMAGTWMSIVEGFGGMRVKEDQLSFNPTIPEDWKTYSFKVNFRDQILKVKVSADKTVFLLEGDNAIEINVNGKSVEVQPNQELAI